The DNA sequence AAAGGTGCCAAACCCGATCAAAGTTACAGAGTCGTCATTCTTGAGGGCCTCGGTGATTCCGTCTAATACGGCATTCAGAGCGTCTTCTGCTTGTCCTTTGGTAATGCTCGCTGAGTCAGCGATCTTGCTAATCAAATCT is a window from the Lewinella sp. LCG006 genome containing:
- a CDS encoding HU family DNA-binding protein, which translates into the protein MNKGDLISKIADSASITKGQAEDALNAVLDGITEALKNDDSVTLIGFGTFSVSHRAARSGRNPQTGETIQIGAKSLAKFKAGKKLTDALN